The sequence TTGCGCTATGTATCGCGTGGTGGATTAAAACTTGAAAAAGCACTAGAGGTTTTTCAGATTTCGATGCAAGACAAGCTTTTATTGGACATTGGCTCTTCAACAGGCGGATTTACGGATGTAGCCTTGCAAAATGGTGCAGCACATAGCTATGCTTTAGATGTAGGCTACAACCAACTCGCATGGAAATTAAGACAAGACCCACGAGTCGTAGTGATGGAACGAACAAATTTCCGATATTGTAAACCAGAAGATTTTGAAATTGGTGTGCCGGATATAGCCACGATTGATGTTTCTTTTATTTCGTTAAAAATCATTTTACCTGTATTAAAAACGATTTTAAAAGAAAGCGGAGAAGTGGTGGCACTCATTAAACCCCAATTTGAAGCGGGCAGAGAACTTGTCGGAAAAAATGGTGTGATTAGAGAGAAAAGTACTCACGAATTGGTACTTGAAAAGATGCTCTCATTCATAGACGAGCAAGGCTATAGTATAAAGGGTTTGGATTTTTCACCTATTAAAGGTGGAGAAGGGAATATCGAATTTCTTGCATATCTTTCTTGGGATAAAGACAAAAAAATAAACACCACAGAAACGAAGATTAAAGAACTGGCACAAACCACCGTGGAGTCTGCACATCAGCAATTAAAAAGTGAGAACTCTCACTGAGATGGATAGGGAGTGTATAAAATGAAAAAAAAAGATCGTCATCGTTTGATTCAAAAGATGATTCATGAGCATGAAATCCAAAAGCAAGAAGAATTTGTAGAACGATTGCGAGCTACAGGGATTGAGGTGACGCAGGCGACTATTTCAAGAGATATTAAGGATTTACATCTTGTGAAGGTCCCTTCTTCAACAGGTGGATACTGCTACAGTCTGCCTACTTCCTCTGAACCAGATTTACAGCAAAAAACAGAAAAGCTTTTGAAAGATTGTTTCTTAAACATTCAAAAGATGGATAAATTCCTTGCGATTC is a genomic window of Vagococcus entomophilus containing:
- a CDS encoding TlyA family RNA methyltransferase; the encoded protein is MKKERVDILLVEQGLFETREKAKRGVMAGLVYTEKEERLDKPGEKISIETQLQLKGEGLRYVSRGGLKLEKALEVFQISMQDKLLLDIGSSTGGFTDVALQNGAAHSYALDVGYNQLAWKLRQDPRVVVMERTNFRYCKPEDFEIGVPDIATIDVSFISLKIILPVLKTILKESGEVVALIKPQFEAGRELVGKNGVIREKSTHELVLEKMLSFIDEQGYSIKGLDFSPIKGGEGNIEFLAYLSWDKDKKINTTETKIKELAQTTVESAHQQLKSENSH
- a CDS encoding arginine repressor, giving the protein MKKKDRHRLIQKMIHEHEIQKQEEFVERLRATGIEVTQATISRDIKDLHLVKVPSSTGGYCYSLPTSSEPDLQQKTEKLLKDCFLNIQKMDKFLAIQTIPGSAVALGNLLEKVYEEQLFTAMTNDNKVLLITKTNEDATALEQHILEQV